The following are encoded together in the Blautia obeum ATCC 29174 genome:
- a CDS encoding GntR family transcriptional regulator, with protein sequence MINDFSVDMNEYLPLRDVVFNTLRKAILKGELKPGERLMEIALAERLGVSRTPVREAMRKLELEGLVVMIPRRGAQVANITEKDLNDVLEVRIALENLSIENACARMTEEQLAELWKAAKDFEATMAEGNLVKLAEADVAFHEVIYKSSDNRRLNQVLNNLREQIYRYRVEYLKDEETRNLLVKEHEEIYEAIRNRDVKQAQEISYQHIENQREAIIRSIREETQNRQVHK encoded by the coding sequence ATGATAAATGATTTTTCTGTAGACATGAATGAATATCTGCCATTACGCGATGTTGTATTTAATACACTCCGTAAAGCAATTTTAAAAGGTGAACTGAAGCCAGGAGAACGACTGATGGAAATTGCACTTGCAGAACGTCTTGGTGTCAGCAGGACTCCGGTAAGGGAAGCTATGCGAAAACTGGAACTGGAAGGTCTGGTTGTGATGATTCCCCGAAGAGGTGCACAGGTTGCCAATATCACAGAGAAAGATCTGAATGATGTTCTGGAAGTTCGAATTGCTCTGGAAAATCTTTCTATTGAAAATGCATGTGCACGTATGACAGAGGAACAGCTGGCGGAATTGTGGAAAGCGGCCAAAGACTTCGAAGCAACTATGGCAGAGGGTAATCTGGTCAAGCTTGCAGAGGCCGATGTGGCATTTCACGAAGTGATTTATAAATCTTCTGATAACAGAAGACTGAATCAGGTATTGAATAATCTTCGGGAACAGATTTATCGTTACCGTGTGGAGTATCTGAAGGATGAAGAGACAAGAAATCTTCTCGTCAAAGAACATGAAGAAATTTACGAAGCAATCCGTAATCGTGATGTAAAACAGGCGCAGGAGATTTCCTATCAGCATATTGAGAATCAGCGGGAGGCGATCATACGGTCTATCCGTGAAGAGACACAGAACCGACAGGTTCATAAATAA
- the ispE gene encoding 4-(cytidine 5'-diphospho)-2-C-methyl-D-erythritol kinase, which produces MRLRAMAKINLGLDVLRKREDGYHEVRMIMQTIQMYDLLDIRKKEEPGISLSTNLPYVPSDERNLVYKAAKLLMDEFDIKEGLSMKLTKFIPVAAGMAGGSSDAAAAFVGVNRLFRLGLSEEELMKRAVQVGADVPYCVMRGTALAEGIGEKLTRLPGLPKCYVLVGKPGINVSTKLAYENLHLDQIQSHPDIDGMISDIGNQDLHSLTAKMQNVFEPGIISQYPVIQEIKDLMEANGALKAMMSGSGPTVFGIFDDRSKLREATEALRNSHLAKTVFATQIYNKK; this is translated from the coding sequence ATGCGTTTACGTGCAATGGCCAAGATTAATCTGGGACTGGATGTTCTTCGCAAAAGAGAGGATGGATATCATGAGGTTCGAATGATCATGCAGACGATCCAGATGTATGATCTTCTGGATATCCGGAAGAAGGAAGAACCGGGGATCTCCTTATCTACCAATCTTCCATATGTCCCGTCAGATGAAAGAAATCTGGTATATAAAGCAGCAAAACTTCTTATGGATGAATTTGATATCAAAGAAGGCCTTTCTATGAAGCTGACGAAATTTATTCCGGTGGCAGCTGGTATGGCTGGAGGAAGCTCGGATGCAGCAGCAGCATTTGTAGGAGTGAATCGTCTGTTTCGTCTTGGATTAAGTGAAGAGGAACTGATGAAGAGGGCAGTACAGGTTGGTGCGGATGTTCCGTATTGTGTTATGCGTGGAACTGCACTTGCAGAAGGAATTGGAGAGAAGCTGACCAGACTTCCGGGACTGCCGAAATGCTATGTGTTGGTTGGTAAACCGGGAATCAATGTTTCCACAAAACTTGCCTATGAAAATCTTCATCTGGATCAGATTCAGTCACACCCGGATATTGATGGAATGATCAGTGACATTGGGAATCAGGATCTTCACAGTCTTACTGCGAAAATGCAAAATGTTTTTGAACCGGGAATCATCAGTCAGTATCCGGTTATTCAGGAGATTAAAGATCTTATGGAAGCGAACGGTGCGCTTAAGGCAATGATGAGCGGAAGCGGACCGACCGTCTTTGGAATATTTGATGACCGCAGTAAACTTCGGGAAGCTACGGAAGCGCTTCGCAACAGTCATCTGGCGAAAACTGTATTTGCAACACAGATATACAATAAAAAGTAA